The following proteins come from a genomic window of Notamacropus eugenii isolate mMacEug1 chromosome X, mMacEug1.pri_v2, whole genome shotgun sequence:
- the GRIPAP1 gene encoding GRIP1-associated protein 1 isoform X2 — protein sequence MAQALSEEEFQRMQAQLLELRTQNYQLSDELRKNGVELTSLRQRIVFLDKEFARAQKALSKSKKAQEVDVLLSENQMLQGKLHSQEDDFRLQNSTLLQELSKLCAQIEQLEQENQQLKEGSAGPGPPSTASSPMDGELLRLQAENTALQRNVTALQERYEKKQTGSPSLPGTARKDEAGGCGDPPGGPVAPPPLAEAELKWEMEKEEKRLLRERLQGLESSKQAETAKLQEEVAKLSEKLKKKQESFFRLQTEKEALYNDSRNKIEELRQHQEADLKAQLARTQKLHQELQAANQSLAELREQCQAERQDHASALRALQDQIQTTKAQELCALREQTAGLATELQQRQAELEALAGQRDDLRSQLQESLRANGRLLEQLQVLGQELEEARKSAEKRKALLDEVAAEALQEKSRHKEELSSARLQAEKDVLAVRARYERELRQLHDGRRRQEEELRAQIREEKARARELESLQQIVEELRTQLQSMEGAKGWFERRLKEAEEALEEQHQGHQESLRVEEDRHKAELQRKEEEVQAAEGRLQEAEALCGDHLDTIARLQQEVKDVADGQRILEKKGSAALKDLKRQLHLERKRADKLQERLQELLTNSKSRSGFEELVLAEMNSPSRAQTGDSSSVSSFSYREVLREKEGSAGAARSSSGSPPGPARPAELSDEEVAELFERLAETQQEKWMLEEKVKHLEVSSASMAEDLCRKSAIIETYVMDSRIDVSGPSGHTDRSGLGSVLRDLVKPGDENLREMNKKLQNMLEEQLTKNMHLHKDIEVLSQEIVRLSKECIGGAESSPSVSGDAS from the exons ATGGCGCAGGCTCTTTCCGAGGAGGAGTTTCAACGGATGCAG gccCAGCTACTGGAGCTTCGGACCCAGAACTACCAGCTGTCAGACGAGCTGAGAAAAAATGGTGTTG AGCTCACGTCCCTTCGGCAGAGAATCGTGTTTCTGGATAAGGAATTTGCCCGAGCCCAGAAG GCCCTGAGCAAGAGCAAGAAAGCACAG GAAGTGGATGTTCTGCTCAGTGAGAACCAGATGTTGCAGGGGAAACTCCACAGTCAGGAAGATGACTTCCGGCTGCAGAACAGCACGCTCCTTCAGGAGCTCAGTAAG CTTTGTGCACAGATTGAGCAGCTGGAGCAAGAGAATCAGCAGCTAAAGGAGGGCTCTGCCGGACCGGGGCCTCCTAGCACAGCAAGCAGCCCCATGGATGGGGAGCTTCTGCGCCTGCAGGCAGAGAACACAGCCCTCCAGAGGAATGTCACAG CCCTGCAGGAACGCTATGAGAAAAAACAGACCGGTTCCCCCAGCTTGCCAGGGACTGCTAGGAAGGATGAGGCTGGGGGCTGTGGGGACCCTCCAGGAGGCCCAGTAGCCCCACCCCCTTTAGCAGAGGCCGAGCTGAAGtgggaaatggagaaggaggagaagaggctaCTTCGGGAGCGTTTGCAGGGGCTTGAG AGCTCGAAGCAGGCGGAGACGGCAAAGCTTCAGGAGGAGGTAGCCAAG CTATCGGAGAAGCTgaagaagaaacaggagag CTTCTTCCGCCTTCAGACAGAAAAGGAGGCCTTGTACAATGACAGCAG GAATAAAATTGAAGAACTCCGGCAGCACCAGGAAGCAGATCTCAAAGCCCAGTTAGCCCGGACTCAGAAGCTGCACCAGGAGCTTCAGGCTGCCAACCAG AGTCTAGCCGAGCTAAGGGAGCAGTGCCAAGCTGAGCGCCAGGACCACGCTAGTGCCCTCCGGGCCCTGCAGGACCAG ATCCAGACAACCAAGGCCCAGGAGCTGTGTGCCTTGCGGGAGCAGACTGCAGGCCTGGCCACTGAGCTACAGCAGCGCCAGGCAGAGTTGGAGGCCCTGGCAGGCCAGAGAGATGACCTTCGCTCTCAGCTCCAG GAATCCCTGCGAGCGAATGGTCGGCTTTTGGAACAGCTTCAGGTCCTAGGGCAGGAGCTGGAGGAGGCTCGGAAG AGTGCTGAAAAGAGGAAGGCCCTTCTGGATGAGGTGGCTGCTGAGGCCCTGCAGGAAAAGTCACGACACAAGGAGGAGCTGAGCTCAGCCAGGCTGCAGGCTGAAAAGGACGTGTTGGCGGTGCGGGCTCGCTACGAGCGTGAGCTTCGGCAGCTCCATGATGGCAGGCGGAGGCAGGAGGAAGAGCTGCGAGCCCAGATCCGGGAGGAGAAG GCTCGGGCCCGAGAGCTGGAGAGCCTACAGCAGATAGTGGAGGAGTTGCGGACCCAGTTGCAGTCAATGGAAGGAGCTAAGGGTTGGTTTGAGCGGCGCCTgaaggaggcagag GAGGCCTTAGAGGAACAGCACCAGGGACACCAGGAGAGCCTGCGCGTGGAGGAGGACCGCCACAAGGCTGAGCTGCAG CGGAAAGAAGAGGAGGTGCAGGCGGCCGAAGGCCGGCTGCAGGAGGCCGAGGCCTTATGTGGCGACCACCTGGACACCATTGCTCGGCTGCAGCAGGAAGTGAAGGATGTGGCAGATGGGCAGCGcattctggagaagaaagggagtgCCGCG CTGAAGGACCTAAAGCGGCAGCTGCACCTAGAACGGAAGCGGGCTGATAAGCTGCAGGAGCGGCTCCAGGAGCTCCTGACCAACAGCAAGAGCCGCTCGG GCTTTGAGGAGCTAGTCCTGGCAGAGATGAACTCACCCAGTCGGGCACAAACTGGTGACAGCAGCAGCGTCTCCTCCTTCAGCTACCGGGAAGTCCTTCGGGAGAAAGAGGGCTCAGCTGGCGCTGCTCGG TCATCCTCAGGGAGCCCCCCAGGCCCAGCTCGGCCGGCAGAGCTGTCAGATGAAGAGGTAGCCGAGCTATTTGAGCGGCTGGCAGAGACTCAGCAAGAGAAATGGATGCTGGAGGAGAAG GTGAAGCACCTGGAGGTAAGCAGTGCCTCAATGGCAGAGGACCTGTGCCGGAAGAGTGCCATCATCGAGACTTACGTCATGGACAGCCGCATTG ATGTCTCTGGCCCCTCGGGCCACACAGACAGGAGCGGCCTGGGCAGCGTCCTTCGGGACTTGGTGAAGCCAGGGGACGAAAACCTCCGAGAGATGAACAAGAAGCTCCAGAACATGTTGGAGGAACAACTCACCAAAAACATGCACCTCCACAAG GACATAGAAGTGCTCTCCCAGGAAATCGTGAGGCTCAGCAAGGAGTGTATTGGGGGTGCAGAGTCCTCACCTTCCGTGTCTGGAGATGCCAGCTGA
- the GRIPAP1 gene encoding GRIP1-associated protein 1 isoform X1, whose product MAQALSEEEFQRMQAQLLELRTQNYQLSDELRKNGVELTSLRQRIVFLDKEFARAQKALSKSKKAQEVDVLLSENQMLQGKLHSQEDDFRLQNSTLLQELSKLCAQIEQLEQENQQLKEGSAGPGPPSTASSPMDGELLRLQAENTALQRNVTALQERYEKKQTGSPSLPGTARKDEAGGCGDPPGGPVAPPPLAEAELKWEMEKEEKRLLRERLQGLESSKQAETAKLQEEVAKLSEKLKKKQESFFRLQTEKEALYNDSRNKIEELRQHQEADLKAQLARTQKLHQELQAANQSLAELREQCQAERQDHASALRALQDQAACQSADSQEQVQALLAENDALRTNLAALEQIQTTKAQELCALREQTAGLATELQQRQAELEALAGQRDDLRSQLQESLRANGRLLEQLQVLGQELEEARKSAEKRKALLDEVAAEALQEKSRHKEELSSARLQAEKDVLAVRARYERELRQLHDGRRRQEEELRAQIREEKARARELESLQQIVEELRTQLQSMEGAKGWFERRLKEAEEALEEQHQGHQESLRVEEDRHKAELQRKEEEVQAAEGRLQEAEALCGDHLDTIARLQQEVKDVADGQRILEKKGSAALKDLKRQLHLERKRADKLQERLQELLTNSKSRSGFEELVLAEMNSPSRAQTGDSSSVSSFSYREVLREKEGSAGAARSSSGSPPGPARPAELSDEEVAELFERLAETQQEKWMLEEKVKHLEVSSASMAEDLCRKSAIIETYVMDSRIDVSGPSGHTDRSGLGSVLRDLVKPGDENLREMNKKLQNMLEEQLTKNMHLHKDIEVLSQEIVRLSKECIGGAESSPSVSGDAS is encoded by the exons ATGGCGCAGGCTCTTTCCGAGGAGGAGTTTCAACGGATGCAG gccCAGCTACTGGAGCTTCGGACCCAGAACTACCAGCTGTCAGACGAGCTGAGAAAAAATGGTGTTG AGCTCACGTCCCTTCGGCAGAGAATCGTGTTTCTGGATAAGGAATTTGCCCGAGCCCAGAAG GCCCTGAGCAAGAGCAAGAAAGCACAG GAAGTGGATGTTCTGCTCAGTGAGAACCAGATGTTGCAGGGGAAACTCCACAGTCAGGAAGATGACTTCCGGCTGCAGAACAGCACGCTCCTTCAGGAGCTCAGTAAG CTTTGTGCACAGATTGAGCAGCTGGAGCAAGAGAATCAGCAGCTAAAGGAGGGCTCTGCCGGACCGGGGCCTCCTAGCACAGCAAGCAGCCCCATGGATGGGGAGCTTCTGCGCCTGCAGGCAGAGAACACAGCCCTCCAGAGGAATGTCACAG CCCTGCAGGAACGCTATGAGAAAAAACAGACCGGTTCCCCCAGCTTGCCAGGGACTGCTAGGAAGGATGAGGCTGGGGGCTGTGGGGACCCTCCAGGAGGCCCAGTAGCCCCACCCCCTTTAGCAGAGGCCGAGCTGAAGtgggaaatggagaaggaggagaagaggctaCTTCGGGAGCGTTTGCAGGGGCTTGAG AGCTCGAAGCAGGCGGAGACGGCAAAGCTTCAGGAGGAGGTAGCCAAG CTATCGGAGAAGCTgaagaagaaacaggagag CTTCTTCCGCCTTCAGACAGAAAAGGAGGCCTTGTACAATGACAGCAG GAATAAAATTGAAGAACTCCGGCAGCACCAGGAAGCAGATCTCAAAGCCCAGTTAGCCCGGACTCAGAAGCTGCACCAGGAGCTTCAGGCTGCCAACCAG AGTCTAGCCGAGCTAAGGGAGCAGTGCCAAGCTGAGCGCCAGGACCACGCTAGTGCCCTCCGGGCCCTGCAGGACCAG GCGGCCTGCCAAAGCGCAGACTCACAAGAGCAGGTGCAGGCACTGTTGGCAGAGAACGATGCCCTGCGGACCAACCTGGCCGCCCTAGAGCAG ATCCAGACAACCAAGGCCCAGGAGCTGTGTGCCTTGCGGGAGCAGACTGCAGGCCTGGCCACTGAGCTACAGCAGCGCCAGGCAGAGTTGGAGGCCCTGGCAGGCCAGAGAGATGACCTTCGCTCTCAGCTCCAG GAATCCCTGCGAGCGAATGGTCGGCTTTTGGAACAGCTTCAGGTCCTAGGGCAGGAGCTGGAGGAGGCTCGGAAG AGTGCTGAAAAGAGGAAGGCCCTTCTGGATGAGGTGGCTGCTGAGGCCCTGCAGGAAAAGTCACGACACAAGGAGGAGCTGAGCTCAGCCAGGCTGCAGGCTGAAAAGGACGTGTTGGCGGTGCGGGCTCGCTACGAGCGTGAGCTTCGGCAGCTCCATGATGGCAGGCGGAGGCAGGAGGAAGAGCTGCGAGCCCAGATCCGGGAGGAGAAG GCTCGGGCCCGAGAGCTGGAGAGCCTACAGCAGATAGTGGAGGAGTTGCGGACCCAGTTGCAGTCAATGGAAGGAGCTAAGGGTTGGTTTGAGCGGCGCCTgaaggaggcagag GAGGCCTTAGAGGAACAGCACCAGGGACACCAGGAGAGCCTGCGCGTGGAGGAGGACCGCCACAAGGCTGAGCTGCAG CGGAAAGAAGAGGAGGTGCAGGCGGCCGAAGGCCGGCTGCAGGAGGCCGAGGCCTTATGTGGCGACCACCTGGACACCATTGCTCGGCTGCAGCAGGAAGTGAAGGATGTGGCAGATGGGCAGCGcattctggagaagaaagggagtgCCGCG CTGAAGGACCTAAAGCGGCAGCTGCACCTAGAACGGAAGCGGGCTGATAAGCTGCAGGAGCGGCTCCAGGAGCTCCTGACCAACAGCAAGAGCCGCTCGG GCTTTGAGGAGCTAGTCCTGGCAGAGATGAACTCACCCAGTCGGGCACAAACTGGTGACAGCAGCAGCGTCTCCTCCTTCAGCTACCGGGAAGTCCTTCGGGAGAAAGAGGGCTCAGCTGGCGCTGCTCGG TCATCCTCAGGGAGCCCCCCAGGCCCAGCTCGGCCGGCAGAGCTGTCAGATGAAGAGGTAGCCGAGCTATTTGAGCGGCTGGCAGAGACTCAGCAAGAGAAATGGATGCTGGAGGAGAAG GTGAAGCACCTGGAGGTAAGCAGTGCCTCAATGGCAGAGGACCTGTGCCGGAAGAGTGCCATCATCGAGACTTACGTCATGGACAGCCGCATTG ATGTCTCTGGCCCCTCGGGCCACACAGACAGGAGCGGCCTGGGCAGCGTCCTTCGGGACTTGGTGAAGCCAGGGGACGAAAACCTCCGAGAGATGAACAAGAAGCTCCAGAACATGTTGGAGGAACAACTCACCAAAAACATGCACCTCCACAAG GACATAGAAGTGCTCTCCCAGGAAATCGTGAGGCTCAGCAAGGAGTGTATTGGGGGTGCAGAGTCCTCACCTTCCGTGTCTGGAGATGCCAGCTGA
- the GRIPAP1 gene encoding GRIP1-associated protein 1 isoform X3 produces MRKGGTPAFPPPQAQLLELRTQNYQLSDELRKNGVELTSLRQRIVFLDKEFARAQKALSKSKKAQEVDVLLSENQMLQGKLHSQEDDFRLQNSTLLQELSKLCAQIEQLEQENQQLKEGSAGPGPPSTASSPMDGELLRLQAENTALQRNVTALQERYEKKQTGSPSLPGTARKDEAGGCGDPPGGPVAPPPLAEAELKWEMEKEEKRLLRERLQGLESSKQAETAKLQEEVAKLSEKLKKKQESFFRLQTEKEALYNDSRNKIEELRQHQEADLKAQLARTQKLHQELQAANQSLAELREQCQAERQDHASALRALQDQIQTTKAQELCALREQTAGLATELQQRQAELEALAGQRDDLRSQLQESLRANGRLLEQLQVLGQELEEARKSAEKRKALLDEVAAEALQEKSRHKEELSSARLQAEKDVLAVRARYERELRQLHDGRRRQEEELRAQIREEKARARELESLQQIVEELRTQLQSMEGAKGWFERRLKEAEEALEEQHQGHQESLRVEEDRHKAELQRKEEEVQAAEGRLQEAEALCGDHLDTIARLQQEVKDVADGQRILEKKGSAALKDLKRQLHLERKRADKLQERLQELLTNSKSRSGFEELVLAEMNSPSRAQTGDSSSVSSFSYREVLREKEGSAGAARSSSGSPPGPARPAELSDEEVAELFERLAETQQEKWMLEEKVKHLEVSSASMAEDLCRKSAIIETYVMDSRIDVSGPSGHTDRSGLGSVLRDLVKPGDENLREMNKKLQNMLEEQLTKNMHLHKDIEVLSQEIVRLSKECIGGAESSPSVSGDAS; encoded by the exons ATGAGGAAAGGGGGGACCCCcgccttcccccccccccaggccCAGCTACTGGAGCTTCGGACCCAGAACTACCAGCTGTCAGACGAGCTGAGAAAAAATGGTGTTG AGCTCACGTCCCTTCGGCAGAGAATCGTGTTTCTGGATAAGGAATTTGCCCGAGCCCAGAAG GCCCTGAGCAAGAGCAAGAAAGCACAG GAAGTGGATGTTCTGCTCAGTGAGAACCAGATGTTGCAGGGGAAACTCCACAGTCAGGAAGATGACTTCCGGCTGCAGAACAGCACGCTCCTTCAGGAGCTCAGTAAG CTTTGTGCACAGATTGAGCAGCTGGAGCAAGAGAATCAGCAGCTAAAGGAGGGCTCTGCCGGACCGGGGCCTCCTAGCACAGCAAGCAGCCCCATGGATGGGGAGCTTCTGCGCCTGCAGGCAGAGAACACAGCCCTCCAGAGGAATGTCACAG CCCTGCAGGAACGCTATGAGAAAAAACAGACCGGTTCCCCCAGCTTGCCAGGGACTGCTAGGAAGGATGAGGCTGGGGGCTGTGGGGACCCTCCAGGAGGCCCAGTAGCCCCACCCCCTTTAGCAGAGGCCGAGCTGAAGtgggaaatggagaaggaggagaagaggctaCTTCGGGAGCGTTTGCAGGGGCTTGAG AGCTCGAAGCAGGCGGAGACGGCAAAGCTTCAGGAGGAGGTAGCCAAG CTATCGGAGAAGCTgaagaagaaacaggagag CTTCTTCCGCCTTCAGACAGAAAAGGAGGCCTTGTACAATGACAGCAG GAATAAAATTGAAGAACTCCGGCAGCACCAGGAAGCAGATCTCAAAGCCCAGTTAGCCCGGACTCAGAAGCTGCACCAGGAGCTTCAGGCTGCCAACCAG AGTCTAGCCGAGCTAAGGGAGCAGTGCCAAGCTGAGCGCCAGGACCACGCTAGTGCCCTCCGGGCCCTGCAGGACCAG ATCCAGACAACCAAGGCCCAGGAGCTGTGTGCCTTGCGGGAGCAGACTGCAGGCCTGGCCACTGAGCTACAGCAGCGCCAGGCAGAGTTGGAGGCCCTGGCAGGCCAGAGAGATGACCTTCGCTCTCAGCTCCAG GAATCCCTGCGAGCGAATGGTCGGCTTTTGGAACAGCTTCAGGTCCTAGGGCAGGAGCTGGAGGAGGCTCGGAAG AGTGCTGAAAAGAGGAAGGCCCTTCTGGATGAGGTGGCTGCTGAGGCCCTGCAGGAAAAGTCACGACACAAGGAGGAGCTGAGCTCAGCCAGGCTGCAGGCTGAAAAGGACGTGTTGGCGGTGCGGGCTCGCTACGAGCGTGAGCTTCGGCAGCTCCATGATGGCAGGCGGAGGCAGGAGGAAGAGCTGCGAGCCCAGATCCGGGAGGAGAAG GCTCGGGCCCGAGAGCTGGAGAGCCTACAGCAGATAGTGGAGGAGTTGCGGACCCAGTTGCAGTCAATGGAAGGAGCTAAGGGTTGGTTTGAGCGGCGCCTgaaggaggcagag GAGGCCTTAGAGGAACAGCACCAGGGACACCAGGAGAGCCTGCGCGTGGAGGAGGACCGCCACAAGGCTGAGCTGCAG CGGAAAGAAGAGGAGGTGCAGGCGGCCGAAGGCCGGCTGCAGGAGGCCGAGGCCTTATGTGGCGACCACCTGGACACCATTGCTCGGCTGCAGCAGGAAGTGAAGGATGTGGCAGATGGGCAGCGcattctggagaagaaagggagtgCCGCG CTGAAGGACCTAAAGCGGCAGCTGCACCTAGAACGGAAGCGGGCTGATAAGCTGCAGGAGCGGCTCCAGGAGCTCCTGACCAACAGCAAGAGCCGCTCGG GCTTTGAGGAGCTAGTCCTGGCAGAGATGAACTCACCCAGTCGGGCACAAACTGGTGACAGCAGCAGCGTCTCCTCCTTCAGCTACCGGGAAGTCCTTCGGGAGAAAGAGGGCTCAGCTGGCGCTGCTCGG TCATCCTCAGGGAGCCCCCCAGGCCCAGCTCGGCCGGCAGAGCTGTCAGATGAAGAGGTAGCCGAGCTATTTGAGCGGCTGGCAGAGACTCAGCAAGAGAAATGGATGCTGGAGGAGAAG GTGAAGCACCTGGAGGTAAGCAGTGCCTCAATGGCAGAGGACCTGTGCCGGAAGAGTGCCATCATCGAGACTTACGTCATGGACAGCCGCATTG ATGTCTCTGGCCCCTCGGGCCACACAGACAGGAGCGGCCTGGGCAGCGTCCTTCGGGACTTGGTGAAGCCAGGGGACGAAAACCTCCGAGAGATGAACAAGAAGCTCCAGAACATGTTGGAGGAACAACTCACCAAAAACATGCACCTCCACAAG GACATAGAAGTGCTCTCCCAGGAAATCGTGAGGCTCAGCAAGGAGTGTATTGGGGGTGCAGAGTCCTCACCTTCCGTGTCTGGAGATGCCAGCTGA
- the GRIPAP1 gene encoding GRIP1-associated protein 1 isoform X4 yields the protein MKQRHRSVLFEELTGDTKRNSPRGSQKEVDVLLSENQMLQGKLHSQEDDFRLQNSTLLQELSKLCAQIEQLEQENQQLKEGSAGPGPPSTASSPMDGELLRLQAENTALQRNVTALQERYEKKQTGSPSLPGTARKDEAGGCGDPPGGPVAPPPLAEAELKWEMEKEEKRLLRERLQGLESSKQAETAKLQEEVAKLSEKLKKKQESFFRLQTEKEALYNDSRNKIEELRQHQEADLKAQLARTQKLHQELQAANQSLAELREQCQAERQDHASALRALQDQAACQSADSQEQVQALLAENDALRTNLAALEQIQTTKAQELCALREQTAGLATELQQRQAELEALAGQRDDLRSQLQESLRANGRLLEQLQVLGQELEEARKSAEKRKALLDEVAAEALQEKSRHKEELSSARLQAEKDVLAVRARYERELRQLHDGRRRQEEELRAQIREEKARARELESLQQIVEELRTQLQSMEGAKGWFERRLKEAEEALEEQHQGHQESLRVEEDRHKAELQRKEEEVQAAEGRLQEAEALCGDHLDTIARLQQEVKDVADGQRILEKKGSAALKDLKRQLHLERKRADKLQERLQELLTNSKSRSGFEELVLAEMNSPSRAQTGDSSSVSSFSYREVLREKEGSAGAARSSSGSPPGPARPAELSDEEVAELFERLAETQQEKWMLEEKVKHLEVSSASMAEDLCRKSAIIETYVMDSRIDVSGPSGHTDRSGLGSVLRDLVKPGDENLREMNKKLQNMLEEQLTKNMHLHKDIEVLSQEIVRLSKECIGGAESSPSVSGDAS from the exons ATGAAACAAAGGCACAGGAGTGTGCTTTTTGAAGAGCTAACGGGGGACACTAAGAGAAACTCCCCGAGGGGTTCGCAAAAG GAAGTGGATGTTCTGCTCAGTGAGAACCAGATGTTGCAGGGGAAACTCCACAGTCAGGAAGATGACTTCCGGCTGCAGAACAGCACGCTCCTTCAGGAGCTCAGTAAG CTTTGTGCACAGATTGAGCAGCTGGAGCAAGAGAATCAGCAGCTAAAGGAGGGCTCTGCCGGACCGGGGCCTCCTAGCACAGCAAGCAGCCCCATGGATGGGGAGCTTCTGCGCCTGCAGGCAGAGAACACAGCCCTCCAGAGGAATGTCACAG CCCTGCAGGAACGCTATGAGAAAAAACAGACCGGTTCCCCCAGCTTGCCAGGGACTGCTAGGAAGGATGAGGCTGGGGGCTGTGGGGACCCTCCAGGAGGCCCAGTAGCCCCACCCCCTTTAGCAGAGGCCGAGCTGAAGtgggaaatggagaaggaggagaagaggctaCTTCGGGAGCGTTTGCAGGGGCTTGAG AGCTCGAAGCAGGCGGAGACGGCAAAGCTTCAGGAGGAGGTAGCCAAG CTATCGGAGAAGCTgaagaagaaacaggagag CTTCTTCCGCCTTCAGACAGAAAAGGAGGCCTTGTACAATGACAGCAG GAATAAAATTGAAGAACTCCGGCAGCACCAGGAAGCAGATCTCAAAGCCCAGTTAGCCCGGACTCAGAAGCTGCACCAGGAGCTTCAGGCTGCCAACCAG AGTCTAGCCGAGCTAAGGGAGCAGTGCCAAGCTGAGCGCCAGGACCACGCTAGTGCCCTCCGGGCCCTGCAGGACCAG GCGGCCTGCCAAAGCGCAGACTCACAAGAGCAGGTGCAGGCACTGTTGGCAGAGAACGATGCCCTGCGGACCAACCTGGCCGCCCTAGAGCAG ATCCAGACAACCAAGGCCCAGGAGCTGTGTGCCTTGCGGGAGCAGACTGCAGGCCTGGCCACTGAGCTACAGCAGCGCCAGGCAGAGTTGGAGGCCCTGGCAGGCCAGAGAGATGACCTTCGCTCTCAGCTCCAG GAATCCCTGCGAGCGAATGGTCGGCTTTTGGAACAGCTTCAGGTCCTAGGGCAGGAGCTGGAGGAGGCTCGGAAG AGTGCTGAAAAGAGGAAGGCCCTTCTGGATGAGGTGGCTGCTGAGGCCCTGCAGGAAAAGTCACGACACAAGGAGGAGCTGAGCTCAGCCAGGCTGCAGGCTGAAAAGGACGTGTTGGCGGTGCGGGCTCGCTACGAGCGTGAGCTTCGGCAGCTCCATGATGGCAGGCGGAGGCAGGAGGAAGAGCTGCGAGCCCAGATCCGGGAGGAGAAG GCTCGGGCCCGAGAGCTGGAGAGCCTACAGCAGATAGTGGAGGAGTTGCGGACCCAGTTGCAGTCAATGGAAGGAGCTAAGGGTTGGTTTGAGCGGCGCCTgaaggaggcagag GAGGCCTTAGAGGAACAGCACCAGGGACACCAGGAGAGCCTGCGCGTGGAGGAGGACCGCCACAAGGCTGAGCTGCAG CGGAAAGAAGAGGAGGTGCAGGCGGCCGAAGGCCGGCTGCAGGAGGCCGAGGCCTTATGTGGCGACCACCTGGACACCATTGCTCGGCTGCAGCAGGAAGTGAAGGATGTGGCAGATGGGCAGCGcattctggagaagaaagggagtgCCGCG CTGAAGGACCTAAAGCGGCAGCTGCACCTAGAACGGAAGCGGGCTGATAAGCTGCAGGAGCGGCTCCAGGAGCTCCTGACCAACAGCAAGAGCCGCTCGG GCTTTGAGGAGCTAGTCCTGGCAGAGATGAACTCACCCAGTCGGGCACAAACTGGTGACAGCAGCAGCGTCTCCTCCTTCAGCTACCGGGAAGTCCTTCGGGAGAAAGAGGGCTCAGCTGGCGCTGCTCGG TCATCCTCAGGGAGCCCCCCAGGCCCAGCTCGGCCGGCAGAGCTGTCAGATGAAGAGGTAGCCGAGCTATTTGAGCGGCTGGCAGAGACTCAGCAAGAGAAATGGATGCTGGAGGAGAAG GTGAAGCACCTGGAGGTAAGCAGTGCCTCAATGGCAGAGGACCTGTGCCGGAAGAGTGCCATCATCGAGACTTACGTCATGGACAGCCGCATTG ATGTCTCTGGCCCCTCGGGCCACACAGACAGGAGCGGCCTGGGCAGCGTCCTTCGGGACTTGGTGAAGCCAGGGGACGAAAACCTCCGAGAGATGAACAAGAAGCTCCAGAACATGTTGGAGGAACAACTCACCAAAAACATGCACCTCCACAAG GACATAGAAGTGCTCTCCCAGGAAATCGTGAGGCTCAGCAAGGAGTGTATTGGGGGTGCAGAGTCCTCACCTTCCGTGTCTGGAGATGCCAGCTGA